In Zalophus californianus isolate mZalCal1 chromosome 4, mZalCal1.pri.v2, whole genome shotgun sequence, the following proteins share a genomic window:
- the GCLM gene encoding glutamate--cysteine ligase regulatory subunit yields MGTDSRAAGALLARARTLHLQTGNLLNWGRLRKKCPSTHSEELRDCIQKTLNEWSSQISPDLVREFPDVLECTVSHAVEKINPDEREEMKVSAKLFIVGSNSSSSTRNAVDMACSVLGVAQLDSVIIASPPIEDGVNLSLEHLQPYWEELENLVQSKKIVAIGTSDLDKTQLEQLYQWAQVKPNSNQVNLASCCVMPPDLTAFAKQFDIQLLTHNDPKELLSEASFQEALQESIPDIQAHEWVPLWLLRYSVIVKSRGIIKSKGYILQAKRRGS; encoded by the exons ATGGGCACCGACAGCCGCGCGGCCGGGGCGCTGCTGGCGCGGGCCCGCACCCTGCACCTGCAGACCGGGAACCTGCTGAACTGGGGTCGCCTGCGGAAGAAGTGCCCGTCCACGCACAGCGAGGAG CTTCGAGATTGTATCCAAAAGACCTTGAATGAGTGGAGCTCCCAAATCAGCCCTGATTTGGTCAGG GAATTTCCAGATGTCTTGGAATGTACCGTATCTCATGCAGTAGAAAAGATAAATCCtgatgaaagagaagaaatgaaagtttCTG CAAAACTCTTCATTGTAGGATCAAACTCTTCATCCTCAACTAGAAATGCAGTTGACATGG CCTGTTCCGTTCTTGGAGTTGCGCAGCTGGATTCTGTCATCATTGCTTCACCTCCTATTGAAGATGGAGTTAATCTCTCCTTGGAGCATTTGCAGCCTTACTGGGAGGAATTAGAAAACTTGGTTCAGAGCAAAAAGATTGTTGCGATAGGTACCTCTGACCTAGACAAAACTCAGTTGGAACAGCTGTATCAGTGGGCACAG GTAAAACCAAATAGTAACCAAGTTAATCTTGCCTCCTGCTGTGTGATGCCACCCGACTTGACTGCATTTGCTAAACAATTTGACATACAGCTATTGACTCATAATGATCCAAAAG aactGCTTTCTGAAGCCAGTTTCCAAGAAGCTCTTCAGGAAAGCATCCCTGACATTCAAGCACATGAGTGGGTGCCCCTGTGGCTACTGCGGTATTCGGTCATTGTTAAAAGTAGAGGAATTATCAAATCAAAAGGCTACATTTTACAAGCTAAAAGAAGGGGTTCTTAA